A section of the Deinococcus aquaedulcis genome encodes:
- a CDS encoding metallophosphoesterase — protein sequence MTRTPQRSVVLPDVHGCPQFLDWAEALFPGRHFILLGDLIHRGPDSRACLKRALAWATAGRAVLLWGNHEDWVWKEGAALSGAARDAWFKREEAALLQQYEAHGEGLPELVADIERFAQLARPYYVEEDMLCAHAARPSLGRSADELLDRGYLLDTPALGLHPLPTPFFPALRYSVHGHAPQKAPVVDLANGVVYLDLGTVRTGQFCVWDAETQQVYLYPDSSPLASQETP from the coding sequence ATGACCCGAACACCGCAGCGATCTGTCGTTCTCCCCGACGTGCATGGTTGTCCCCAGTTTCTTGACTGGGCCGAGGCCCTCTTTCCTGGCCGGCATTTCATTCTGCTGGGTGACCTGATTCACCGGGGCCCGGATTCCCGTGCATGTCTCAAACGGGCGCTGGCCTGGGCCACGGCTGGCCGGGCGGTCCTGCTCTGGGGCAACCACGAAGACTGGGTCTGGAAGGAAGGCGCCGCGCTATCAGGGGCCGCCCGTGACGCGTGGTTCAAGCGCGAAGAGGCCGCGCTTCTGCAGCAGTACGAAGCCCACGGAGAGGGGCTGCCGGAGCTGGTGGCTGACATTGAGCGCTTCGCCCAGCTGGCCCGGCCCTATTACGTGGAAGAGGACATGCTCTGCGCCCACGCCGCCCGCCCCAGCTTGGGCCGCAGCGCCGACGAGCTGCTTGACCGTGGGTATCTACTGGACACCCCGGCGCTTGGCCTCCACCCGCTGCCCACGCCCTTTTTTCCAGCCCTCCGCTATTCCGTGCACGGCCATGCCCCCCAGAAAGCCCCGGTCGTTGACCTCGCCAATGGCGTGGTCTACCTGGATCTGGGCACCGTCAGGACGGGCCAGTTCTGTGTCTGGGACGCCGAAACTCAACAGGTTTATCTCTACCCCGATTCAAGCCCTCTTGCTTCTCAGGAGACCCCATGA
- a CDS encoding NAD(P)/FAD-dependent oxidoreductase: MQFRVRAAAKMAAMDLRSGRAFWPLTNGLMYTYPPLAAPEQADVLVIGAGITGALLADALSEAGLDTVVLDRRDAGFGSTSASTALLQYEIDTNLVDLSAMIGRADAERAYHLCRDAIDRVRALTAGLPDACGFRARGSLYYASTRKDARMLREEHAARTRAGLAVEHLDARELKARFGIQAPAALFSRDGAEVDPYRLTQHLLQRALARGARVYDRTAVTRLDGGRTWTAHTDRGVPVRASWVVVATGYEAETFLGRRLAQLKNSYALATEPIAQAGGELWPGGCLIWETARPYLYARTTQDGRVVVGGEDDPHHSPARRERSLPRKQRRLERRLERLLPHLKPEVAFAWAGTFGETQDGLAYIGPKTNGERLLFALGYGGNGITYSVQAARLLTALIQGRPDDDLHLFRLDR; encoded by the coding sequence GTGCAGTTCCGCGTCCGGGCGGCTGCCAAGATGGCCGCGATGGACCTGCGCAGTGGACGGGCCTTCTGGCCCCTGACGAATGGGCTGATGTACACCTACCCGCCCCTGGCGGCCCCCGAACAGGCGGACGTGCTGGTGATTGGCGCGGGCATCACTGGGGCCCTGCTGGCCGACGCCCTGAGCGAGGCGGGCCTGGACACCGTGGTGCTGGACCGCCGCGACGCAGGCTTTGGCAGCACCAGCGCCAGCACCGCCCTGCTGCAGTACGAGATCGACACCAATCTGGTGGACCTGAGCGCTATGATCGGCCGCGCCGACGCCGAACGCGCCTACCACCTGTGCCGGGACGCCATTGACCGGGTGCGCGCCCTGACCGCCGGGCTGCCCGACGCCTGCGGCTTTCGGGCGCGCGGCAGCCTCTACTACGCCAGCACGAGAAAAGACGCCCGGATGCTGCGTGAGGAACATGCCGCGCGCACCCGCGCCGGGCTGGCGGTGGAGCACCTGGACGCCCGGGAGCTGAAAGCCCGCTTTGGCATTCAGGCGCCCGCCGCGCTCTTCAGCCGCGACGGCGCCGAGGTGGACCCCTACCGCCTGACCCAGCACCTGCTGCAGCGGGCGCTGGCCCGGGGCGCGCGGGTGTACGACCGTACTGCCGTGACCCGGCTGGACGGGGGCCGCACCTGGACCGCCCACACCGACCGGGGCGTGCCCGTGCGGGCCAGCTGGGTGGTGGTGGCCACGGGTTACGAGGCCGAGACCTTTCTGGGCCGCCGCCTGGCCCAGCTGAAAAACTCCTATGCCCTGGCCACCGAGCCCATTGCCCAGGCGGGCGGCGAACTGTGGCCGGGGGGCTGCCTGATCTGGGAAACCGCCCGCCCCTACCTGTATGCCCGCACCACCCAGGACGGCCGCGTGGTGGTTGGCGGCGAGGATGACCCCCACCACAGCCCCGCCCGCCGCGAGCGCAGCCTGCCGCGCAAGCAGCGCCGACTGGAGCGCCGCCTGGAACGGCTGCTGCCCCACCTGAAGCCCGAGGTGGCCTTTGCCTGGGCCGGCACCTTTGGCGAAACCCAGGACGGTCTGGCCTACATTGGCCCCAAAACGAACGGGGAGCGGTTGCTGTTCGCCTTGGGCTACGGCGGCAACGGCATCACCTATTCGGTGCAGGCCGCCCGGCTGCTGACAGCCTTGATTCAGGGGCGGCCCGACGACGACCTGCACCTGTTCCGGCTGGACCGGTGA
- a CDS encoding IclR family transcriptional regulator: protein MTPEAVAPSDQAVDVPTLERPLYLLTFFTPKQPHWTLSHLARASGLPKASCLRALRVLEKYDLLQRDGDRYRLGRGFIAMKAHVQVHAPPLNVARPHLEHLQERTGQVVSWAVLDEMQTLYAEVLGARAPLPPGERRALPGDPSGRLLLAFAGRALRERVFLAVAARPGPEQDALNTLDSVCRRAWFSAPLPHDGLGGAVQVAAPVFRAGGSLVAALGLTWAAGPLTGTTETALRALADAAQTISRELGYTRPWAADPAFFLQVLRRVGALAEPG, encoded by the coding sequence GTGACGCCCGAGGCCGTGGCCCCTTCCGATCAGGCGGTGGACGTGCCGACCCTGGAACGTCCGCTGTACCTCCTGACCTTCTTTACCCCCAAACAGCCGCACTGGACCCTGTCGCACCTCGCGCGGGCCAGCGGGCTGCCCAAGGCCAGCTGCCTGCGGGCCCTGCGGGTGCTGGAAAAGTACGACCTGCTGCAGCGCGACGGGGACCGCTACCGCCTGGGGCGCGGCTTTATTGCCATGAAGGCCCACGTGCAGGTGCACGCGCCGCCGCTGAACGTGGCCCGCCCGCACCTGGAACACCTGCAGGAGCGCACCGGACAGGTGGTGTCCTGGGCTGTGCTGGACGAGATGCAGACCCTGTACGCCGAGGTGCTGGGGGCCCGCGCGCCGCTGCCGCCCGGTGAACGCCGCGCCCTGCCGGGCGACCCGTCCGGGCGCCTGCTGCTGGCCTTTGCTGGCCGGGCGCTGCGCGAGCGGGTGTTTCTGGCGGTGGCCGCCCGCCCCGGCCCCGAGCAGGACGCCCTGAACACTCTGGACAGCGTGTGCCGCCGCGCGTGGTTCTCGGCGCCGCTGCCCCACGACGGCCTGGGGGGCGCGGTGCAGGTGGCCGCGCCCGTGTTCCGCGCCGGGGGGAGCCTGGTGGCCGCGCTGGGCCTCACCTGGGCCGCCGGCCCCCTGACTGGCACCACCGAAACCGCCCTGCGCGCCCTGGCCGACGCCGCGCAGACCATCTCGCGCGAACTGGGCTACACCCGCCCCTGGGCCGCCGATCCCGCGTTTTTCCTGCAGGTCCTACGCCGCGTGGGCGCCCTGGCCGAACCCGGCTGA
- a CDS encoding M20 family metallopeptidase encodes MTATQDRAAGLREQLVAWRRHLHMHPEVGFHEHETAAYIEAELQKMPGLTVTRPTATSVLAVLKGGQPGRTVLLRADIDALPIHEENRFEFASTRPGVMHACGHDGHTAILLGVAKLLSEHPGTVPGEVRMIFQHAEEIGPGGAEELVMETPLMDGVDVVTGLHLNSQLPAGVVAVKAGAFMAAPDTIELTIRGKGGHGAHPEETVDPIAVGAQVVTNLQHVVSRMVAAQDALVVSVTKFVSGTTHNVIPDSAELMGTVRTFDPALRERAPQLIERVVGGICAAHGAEYDLRYDFGYRPLINTDWVAAQLREVALDVVGEDRFREAKPTMGGEDFSAYLEKAPGAYFNVGAGSDEADSRWPHHHPRFTIDETSLETGVQMLHAAALRLAQPQNEPA; translated from the coding sequence ATGACGGCAACCCAGGACAGGGCTGCAGGCCTGCGCGAGCAGCTTGTGGCGTGGCGGCGACACCTGCACATGCACCCCGAGGTCGGCTTTCACGAGCACGAGACCGCCGCGTACATAGAAGCCGAACTGCAGAAGATGCCGGGCCTGACGGTCACGCGGCCCACCGCCACCAGCGTGCTGGCGGTCCTGAAAGGCGGCCAACCCGGGCGCACCGTGCTGCTGCGCGCCGATATTGACGCCCTGCCCATCCATGAGGAAAACCGCTTCGAGTTCGCCTCCACGCGCCCCGGCGTCATGCACGCCTGCGGACACGACGGCCACACGGCCATCCTGCTGGGCGTGGCGAAACTGCTCAGTGAACACCCCGGCACGGTGCCCGGCGAGGTGCGCATGATCTTCCAGCACGCCGAGGAAATCGGGCCCGGCGGCGCCGAGGAGCTGGTCATGGAGACGCCGCTGATGGACGGCGTGGACGTGGTCACCGGGCTGCACCTGAACAGCCAGTTGCCCGCCGGGGTGGTGGCGGTCAAGGCCGGGGCCTTTATGGCAGCGCCCGACACCATTGAACTGACCATTCGCGGCAAGGGCGGCCACGGCGCGCACCCCGAAGAAACCGTGGACCCTATTGCTGTGGGCGCGCAGGTGGTGACCAACCTGCAGCATGTGGTGAGCCGCATGGTGGCCGCCCAGGACGCGCTGGTGGTCAGCGTGACCAAGTTTGTCAGCGGCACCACCCACAACGTGATTCCCGACAGCGCCGAGCTGATGGGCACCGTGCGCACCTTTGACCCCGCCCTGCGCGAGCGCGCGCCCCAGTTGATCGAGCGCGTGGTTGGGGGCATCTGCGCGGCCCACGGCGCCGAGTACGACCTGCGCTACGACTTCGGCTACCGCCCGCTGATCAACACTGACTGGGTGGCCGCGCAGCTGCGCGAGGTGGCCTTGGACGTGGTGGGCGAGGACCGCTTCCGCGAGGCCAAACCCACCATGGGCGGCGAGGACTTCAGCGCCTATCTGGAAAAAGCCCCTGGCGCGTACTTCAACGTGGGCGCGGGCAGCGACGAGGCCGACAGCCGCTGGCCGCACCACCACCCGCGCTTTACCATTGACGAAACCAGCCTGGAGACCGGGGTGCAGATGCTGCACGCCGCCGCCCTGCGCCTGGCCCAGCCACAGAACGAGCCGGCGTAG
- a CDS encoding S8 family peptidase, which translates to MYARSALAALTLAGLLAACGQHLPAASAAPQPTTDAGARAPRTLAPLLGENNPEAIAGQYIVVLREGAPASTLAAQSGGLAGALGLNPQGLTVQHLYTQALNGFAAKLSAQNVATLRADPRVKYIQQDALAHATATQTGATWGLDRIDQRDRPLNSAYTYATTASNVTAYILDTGIRTSHTQFGGRAVWGTNALQDGNNTDCNGHGTHVAGTVGGSTWGVAKGVKLVAVKVLNCQGSGSYSAIIGGINWALNNKRGPAVANLSLGGGFDQAINDAVTNASNRGLFMAVAAGNDNRDACSYSPASAAGAFTVGSTDSADVRSTFSNFGRCVELFAPGTNITSTWYTGDTATNTISGTSMATPHVAGAAALILASNPGYTSAQVASALMNASTAGKIANVGSGSPNKLLFTGSGGTTPTPTPGTTYTGSVTQGASSYQPGNTGYFQYAGGSLKGTLSAPAGTDFDLYLQQWNGAAWVDVAKAEGSTSSELLTYTAASGYYRWEVYAYVGSGQYTLVEQR; encoded by the coding sequence ATGTACGCACGCTCTGCTCTTGCCGCCCTGACCCTGGCGGGCCTGCTGGCCGCCTGTGGTCAGCACCTGCCCGCCGCCTCTGCCGCGCCGCAACCCACCACCGACGCGGGCGCCCGCGCACCCCGCACGCTGGCCCCACTGCTGGGCGAAAACAACCCCGAAGCCATTGCCGGGCAGTACATCGTGGTGCTGCGCGAGGGCGCGCCGGCCAGCACCCTGGCGGCCCAGAGCGGCGGACTGGCGGGCGCCCTGGGCCTGAACCCGCAGGGCCTGACCGTGCAGCACCTCTACACCCAGGCGCTGAACGGCTTTGCGGCCAAGCTGAGCGCCCAGAATGTCGCCACCCTGCGCGCCGACCCGCGCGTGAAGTACATCCAGCAAGACGCCCTGGCCCATGCCACGGCCACCCAGACGGGCGCGACCTGGGGCCTGGACCGCATTGACCAGCGCGACCGCCCGCTGAACAGCGCCTATACCTACGCCACCACTGCCAGCAACGTCACCGCCTACATTCTGGATACCGGAATTCGCACCAGCCACACGCAGTTCGGCGGGCGCGCGGTGTGGGGCACCAACGCCCTGCAGGACGGCAACAACACCGACTGCAACGGGCACGGCACCCATGTGGCGGGCACCGTGGGCGGCAGCACCTGGGGCGTGGCCAAGGGCGTGAAACTGGTAGCCGTGAAGGTGCTCAACTGCCAGGGCAGCGGCTCGTACAGCGCGATCATCGGCGGGATCAACTGGGCGCTGAACAACAAGCGGGGCCCGGCGGTGGCCAACCTGAGCCTGGGCGGCGGCTTTGATCAGGCCATCAACGACGCGGTGACCAACGCATCGAACCGGGGCCTGTTCATGGCCGTGGCGGCCGGCAACGACAACCGTGACGCCTGCAGCTACAGCCCAGCCAGCGCCGCCGGGGCCTTTACCGTGGGCTCCACCGACAGCGCCGACGTGCGCAGCACCTTTTCCAACTTTGGCCGCTGCGTGGAACTGTTTGCGCCGGGCACCAACATCACCAGCACGTGGTACACGGGGGACACGGCCACCAACACCATCTCTGGCACGTCCATGGCCACGCCCCATGTGGCTGGCGCCGCCGCGCTGATCCTGGCCAGCAACCCCGGCTACACCAGCGCCCAGGTGGCCAGCGCCCTCATGAACGCGTCCACGGCGGGCAAGATCGCCAACGTGGGCAGCGGCAGCCCCAACAAGCTGCTGTTCACGGGCAGCGGCGGCACCACCCCCACGCCGACCCCCGGCACCACCTACACAGGCAGCGTGACGCAGGGCGCCAGCAGCTACCAGCCCGGCAACACGGGGTACTTCCAGTACGCCGGTGGGTCGCTGAAAGGCACCCTGAGCGCCCCCGCTGGCACCGACTTTGACCTGTATCTGCAGCAGTGGAATGGCGCCGCCTGGGTGGATGTGGCTAAGGCCGAGGGCAGCACCAGCAGCGAACTGCTGACCTACACCGCCGCCAGCGGCTACTACCGCTGGGAGGTCTACGCCTACGTGGGCAGCGGCCAGTACACCCTGGTGGAACAGCGCTGA
- a CDS encoding tetratricopeptide repeat protein, translating into MTEPLERLEDQLRRARGRERLRPLLELAAELWDKNPEDAARRAREAAALAQKLGDVAARAQALLELGRSLYRLGQYHQARQTLEDAAALHEAAGDALGLARCWMGLGTVRAALGELPQALEAHFTARTTFEAQGNEWFGSSCLNNIGLVYLRLDDHTAALDYTLRALRLATGVGNVVARMAATNNVGNALMMLGRLDEAHAYQTEALGLARQHGSPYNEIVALTNLGTLHARLSQREAALSALQQAGDLARQSHDPENLFEIYAELGHAHRLFGHPAEALAAYDQALALVGELGDFYLEASVQLSRGETLLGQGDPAAAAAALQRALELGERLGLGAVVSEAHRHLSSVYEARQELALALHHLRQHLQLTVSLAQAAAARQAAVRHLEQETERQRHLAAAQRELMAQVERASGALRGAQVAGAEVPVAEGLGEGRASPAHLDPLTGLLGRRLFEARLAREFDRARDEHLPLAVAILNLDEFGRVNHAHAHAAGDRVLRELAGLLRAQLRAADLLARDGAAFVLLLPGTAAPGAQRLCERLRETVAAWRAPDLPGLRVTVSIGLCTDTAWSQADDMLVQAEQLLYASKSAGRNRVTSDAPGAA; encoded by the coding sequence ATGACCGAACCGTTAGAGCGGCTTGAAGACCAGCTGCGCCGCGCCCGGGGCCGCGAGCGGCTGCGCCCCCTGCTGGAACTGGCCGCCGAACTGTGGGACAAGAACCCCGAGGACGCCGCCCGCCGCGCCCGCGAAGCCGCCGCGCTGGCCCAGAAGCTGGGCGACGTGGCCGCCCGCGCCCAGGCCCTGCTGGAACTGGGCCGCAGCCTCTACCGCCTGGGCCAGTACCACCAGGCCCGCCAGACCCTGGAAGATGCCGCCGCGCTGCACGAGGCCGCCGGGGACGCGCTGGGGCTGGCCCGCTGCTGGATGGGCCTGGGCACTGTGCGCGCCGCGCTGGGCGAACTGCCCCAGGCCCTGGAAGCCCACTTCACCGCCCGCACCACCTTTGAGGCCCAGGGCAACGAGTGGTTTGGCAGTTCGTGCCTGAACAACATCGGGCTGGTGTACCTGCGCCTGGACGACCATACAGCCGCCCTGGACTACACCCTGCGCGCGCTGCGGCTGGCAACCGGGGTGGGCAACGTGGTGGCGCGCATGGCCGCCACGAACAATGTGGGCAACGCCCTGATGATGCTGGGCCGCCTGGACGAAGCCCACGCCTACCAGACCGAGGCCCTGGGGCTGGCCCGGCAGCATGGCAGCCCGTACAACGAGATCGTGGCGCTGACCAACCTGGGCACCCTGCACGCCCGCCTCTCGCAGCGCGAGGCCGCCCTGAGCGCCCTGCAGCAGGCCGGCGACCTCGCCCGGCAGTCGCACGACCCCGAAAACCTGTTTGAGATCTATGCCGAACTGGGCCACGCCCACCGCCTCTTCGGGCACCCGGCCGAGGCCCTGGCTGCCTACGATCAGGCGCTGGCGCTGGTGGGCGAACTGGGCGACTTCTATCTGGAAGCCAGCGTGCAGCTCAGCCGGGGTGAAACCCTGCTGGGCCAGGGCGACCCGGCGGCAGCGGCCGCCGCCCTGCAGCGCGCCCTGGAACTGGGTGAGCGCCTGGGCCTGGGCGCCGTGGTCAGCGAGGCGCACCGCCACCTCAGCAGCGTGTATGAAGCCCGTCAGGAGCTGGCCCTGGCCCTGCACCACCTGCGCCAGCACCTGCAGCTGACGGTGTCGCTGGCGCAGGCGGCTGCCGCGCGCCAAGCGGCTGTGCGGCACCTGGAACAGGAAACCGAACGCCAGCGCCACCTCGCCGCCGCGCAGCGTGAACTGATGGCACAGGTGGAGCGGGCCAGCGGCGCCCTGCGCGGGGCCCAGGTGGCGGGCGCCGAGGTCCCCGTGGCTGAGGGTCTGGGCGAGGGGCGGGCCAGCCCGGCGCACCTGGACCCCCTGACCGGCCTGCTGGGCCGCCGCCTGTTTGAAGCGCGACTGGCCCGCGAGTTTGACCGCGCCCGCGACGAGCACCTGCCGCTGGCTGTGGCGATCCTGAACCTGGATGAATTTGGGAGGGTCAACCACGCGCACGCGCACGCGGCCGGGGACCGGGTGCTGCGGGAGCTGGCGGGGCTGCTGCGCGCCCAGCTGCGCGCTGCCGACCTGCTGGCCCGCGACGGCGCGGCCTTTGTGCTGCTGCTGCCCGGCACGGCGGCCCCCGGTGCACAGCGGCTGTGCGAGCGCCTGCGCGAAACGGTGGCGGCGTGGCGCGCCCCCGACCTGCCCGGCCTGCGGGTCACGGTCAGCATTGGCCTGTGCACCGACACCGCGTGGTCCCAGGCCGACGACATGCTGGTGCAGGCCGAGCAACTGCTGTACGCCTCCAAATCGGCTGGTCGCAACCGCGTAACCAGCGACGCGCCTGGGGCGGCCTAA
- a CDS encoding aspartate carbamoyltransferase catalytic subunit encodes MNAPVSMGPRPRNLLDFQDWSPERLTAILDNADTMLQVLDRPVKKVPALQGLTVCNAFFENSTRTRTSFELAARRMSADVLTFAAGASSVNKGESLRDTLEVLTSYKVDAYIVRHHASGAAHLVAKYSGKPVINAGDGRRAHPTQALLDAYTIRQEYGSLEGKTVAILGDVRHSRVARSNAELLPKLGAKVVLCGPATLLPAGLAALPGVTLTTDPREAVRGAHAVMALRLQRERMQGGFLGSLQEYADTYQVNERLMAEAESGAIVLHPGPMNRDLEISGEAADGARSRILKQVENGQAIRMSVLYHLLVGRE; translated from the coding sequence ATGAACGCCCCCGTGAGCATGGGCCCGCGCCCCCGCAACCTGCTGGACTTTCAGGACTGGAGCCCCGAGCGCCTGACCGCCATTCTGGACAACGCCGACACCATGCTGCAGGTGCTGGACCGCCCGGTGAAAAAGGTGCCCGCGCTGCAGGGCCTGACCGTCTGCAACGCGTTTTTCGAGAACTCCACCCGCACCCGCACCTCCTTTGAACTGGCCGCCCGGCGCATGAGCGCCGACGTGTTGACCTTCGCGGCGGGGGCCAGCAGCGTGAACAAGGGCGAGAGCCTGCGGGACACCCTGGAAGTGCTGACCTCGTACAAGGTGGACGCGTACATCGTGCGGCACCACGCCTCGGGGGCGGCGCACCTGGTGGCCAAATACAGCGGCAAGCCCGTGATCAACGCGGGCGACGGCCGCCGGGCGCACCCCACCCAGGCTCTGCTGGACGCCTACACCATTCGCCAGGAGTACGGCAGCCTGGAAGGCAAAACGGTGGCGATTCTGGGCGACGTGCGCCACAGCCGCGTGGCCCGCAGCAACGCCGAACTGCTGCCCAAGCTGGGCGCCAAGGTGGTCCTGTGCGGCCCGGCCACCCTGTTGCCTGCGGGGCTGGCTGCACTGCCCGGCGTGACCCTGACCACCGACCCGCGCGAGGCCGTGCGCGGCGCCCACGCGGTGATGGCCCTGCGGCTACAGCGCGAGCGGATGCAGGGCGGTTTCCTGGGCAGCCTGCAGGAATACGCCGACACCTATCAGGTGAACGAGCGCCTGATGGCCGAAGCCGAGAGCGGCGCGATTGTCCTGCACCCTGGCCCCATGAACCGCGACCTGGAAATCAGCGGGGAGGCCGCCGACGGCGCCAGAAGCCGCATCCTGAAACAGGTGGAAAACGGGCAGGCCATCCGCATGAGCGTGCTGTACCACCTGCTGGTGGGCCGGGAATAA
- the pyrR gene encoding bifunctional pyr operon transcriptional regulator/uracil phosphoribosyltransferase PyrR — MTPKATILTADEVRRALTRIAHEIIERNKGAQQLALIGVHTRGIPLAARLAQKLSELEGVDVPTGMLDITLYRDDLSEVAQQPIIRETQVPFDLRDRRVVLVDDVLYTGRTVRAALDALIDLGRPAGIQLAVLVDRGHRELPIRADYVGKNLPTAAHEVVKVKVQETDGVDSVELWDMEALR, encoded by the coding sequence ATGACCCCCAAGGCCACGATTCTGACCGCCGACGAGGTCCGGCGCGCCCTGACGCGCATTGCCCACGAGATCATTGAGCGCAACAAGGGCGCGCAGCAGCTGGCGTTGATCGGCGTGCACACGCGCGGCATTCCGCTGGCTGCCCGCCTCGCGCAGAAACTCAGCGAACTGGAAGGCGTGGACGTGCCCACCGGGATGCTGGACATCACCCTGTACCGCGACGATCTGTCGGAAGTGGCGCAGCAGCCGATCATCCGCGAGACGCAGGTGCCCTTTGACCTGCGTGACCGCCGCGTGGTGCTGGTGGACGACGTGCTGTACACCGGCCGCACCGTACGCGCCGCTCTGGACGCCTTGATTGACCTGGGGCGCCCGGCCGGCATTCAGCTGGCGGTGCTGGTGGACCGTGGCCACCGCGAACTGCCCATCCGTGCCGACTACGTGGGCAAGAACCTGCCCACCGCTGCGCACGAGGTCGTGAAGGTGAAGGTCCAGGAAACCGACGGCGTGGACAGCGTGGAGCTGTGGGACATGGAGGCGCTGCGATGA
- a CDS encoding dihydroorotase produces the protein MTITITNIKRVGSDKTESVTIGNGVIKGWNLPEEGQVLDGQGGTVAPALIEPHAHLREPGQTEKEDLASGLAAAAAGGYGTVVSMPNTSPVVDDPATVRTLIEKAAGLGLARLKPAAALTKGQQGETLAELAYLKDAGAAMFTDDGRTNENARTLRLGLETAGSLGMIVSVHAEDASLRADGVMNEGPVSEALGLPGNPAAAEAARVARDIEIVAELHAQGRPARLHIQHLSTARALDLVRGAKARGLPVTCEVCPHHLTLTDEALRSFDAIYKVAPPLRTQADADHLLEGLKDGSVDCLATDHAPHTRAEKERDLLDAPSGIAYIELAFPLMYTRFGEALGLEKLVDLFTAAPARVMGWPEPTLDAGAPADLVVLDLETERPVNPAEFKSKAKFTPWAGETLKGWPLLTVVDGKVAFQRS, from the coding sequence ATGACCATCACCATCACCAATATCAAGCGCGTCGGTTCGGACAAGACGGAATCGGTCACCATCGGGAACGGCGTCATCAAAGGCTGGAACCTTCCAGAAGAAGGCCAGGTGCTTGACGGCCAGGGCGGCACCGTGGCACCGGCGCTCATCGAACCCCACGCCCACCTGCGCGAGCCCGGCCAGACGGAAAAAGAAGACCTGGCCTCCGGGCTGGCGGCAGCGGCGGCCGGCGGTTACGGCACGGTGGTGTCTATGCCCAACACCAGCCCCGTGGTGGATGACCCCGCGACCGTGCGCACCCTGATCGAGAAGGCGGCGGGCCTGGGCCTGGCGCGCCTGAAGCCGGCGGCGGCCCTGACCAAGGGGCAGCAGGGCGAGACCCTGGCCGAGCTGGCCTACTTGAAAGACGCAGGCGCGGCGATGTTCACCGACGATGGGCGCACGAACGAGAACGCCCGGACCCTGCGCCTGGGGCTGGAAACGGCCGGCAGCCTGGGCATGATCGTTTCGGTGCATGCCGAGGACGCCTCCCTGCGCGCCGACGGCGTGATGAACGAGGGCCCCGTGTCAGAGGCGCTGGGGCTGCCCGGCAACCCGGCGGCGGCCGAAGCGGCCCGCGTGGCCCGCGACATTGAGATCGTGGCGGAACTGCACGCCCAGGGCCGCCCGGCCCGGCTGCATATCCAGCACCTCTCTACCGCCCGCGCGCTGGATCTGGTGCGGGGGGCCAAGGCGCGTGGCCTGCCGGTGACCTGCGAGGTCTGCCCGCACCACCTCACCCTGACCGACGAGGCGCTGCGCAGCTTCGACGCCATTTATAAGGTGGCGCCGCCCCTGCGCACCCAGGCGGACGCTGACCATCTGCTGGAGGGCCTGAAAGACGGCAGCGTGGATTGCCTCGCCACCGACCACGCGCCCCACACCCGCGCGGAGAAGGAACGCGACCTGCTGGACGCCCCCAGCGGCATCGCGTACATCGAGCTGGCGTTTCCGCTGATGTACACCCGCTTTGGCGAGGCGCTGGGCCTGGAGAAGCTGGTGGACCTGTTCACGGCGGCCCCCGCGCGCGTGATGGGCTGGCCCGAACCCACCCTGGACGCAGGCGCCCCCGCAGATCTGGTGGTACTGGACCTGGAGACCGAACGCCCCGTCAACCCCGCCGAATTCAAGAGCAAGGCGAAGTTCACCCCCTGGGCCGGTGAAACCCTGAAGGGCTGGCCCCTGCTGACGGTGGTGGACGGCAAGGTGGCCTTCCAGCGGAGCTGA